A single genomic interval of Camelina sativa cultivar DH55 chromosome 11, Cs, whole genome shotgun sequence harbors:
- the LOC104726789 gene encoding ADP-ribosylation factor GTPase-activating protein AGD1 isoform X2, whose product MWLPQLRRTYIVQERRSSKHDFICALSNAEAKKRFEFLEAVSGTMDAHLRFFKQGYELLHQMEPFINQVLAYAHQSRECANYEMASLNERMQEYQRQVDRETRNSNGSPTGDGMRHNSRNSQKVIEAVMQSAAKGKVQTIRQGYLSKRSSNLRGDWKRRFFILDSRGMLYYYRKPWNWSSGNGSRSVVHRNMTSENSPGLLSRWLSSHYHGGVHDEKPVARHTVNLLTSTIKVDADQTDLRFCFRIISPTKVYTLQAENAQDQMDWIEKITGVIASLLSFQTPERAIMRLSTVDGGDTFSASDSGSLADPYDIEQAESGESTVENPMTGGNRSRFSGCLQQHDMVKTEKPIDVLTRVVGNEKCADCGAPEPDWASLNLGVLICIECSGIHRNLGVHISKVRSLTLDVKVWEPSVLTLFQSLGNVYVNSVWEEQLNSESRSSSASRSSGTPKSDRPRKLVVRKPGFNDPISVKELFIHAKYSERIFVRKAIDSQHFQALFQEIWENVRANDKKSVYRHIVCSEADVNALRGQASYTVSMPLAKMMQLEAKEETLEAKFKSIEKEFQENPEGYSQSSRTGESMVREETSNDCSLLHLACLSGDIGMVELLLQYGAKINATDSKGRTPLHHCIISRRYAIARLLLMRGGDPNAVDKENNIPVKYASETDLNDNELIALLTDSKR is encoded by the exons ATGTGGCTGCCACAATTGAGGAG GACCTACATAGTGCAAGAACGACGTTCGAGCAAGCACGATTTCATCTG TGCACTCTCTAATGCGGAGGctaaaaagagatttgaatttttggaaGCAGTAAGCGGGACTATGGATGCTCATCTCCGTTTCTTCAAACAG GGTTATGAGCTACTACATCAAATGGAGCCTTTTATTAATCAG GTGTTGGCTTATGCACACCAGTCTAGAGAATGTGCAAATTATGAGATGGCATCCCTCAATGAAAGGATGCAGGAGTACCAAAGGCAAGTTGATCGTGAAACTAGAAACTCAAATGGTTCTCCAACAGGGGATGGCATGAGACATAACTCAAGAAACTCACAGAAAGTCATAGAGGCCGTCATGCAATCTGCTGCAAAAGGAAAG GTTCAGACTATCAGACAAGGGTATTTGTCAAAACGTTCCTCAAACTTGAGAGGTGACTGGAAAAGAAGATTCTTTATCCTTGATAGCCGTGGGATGCTATACTATTACCGCAAGCCATGGAATTGGTCTTCT GGAAATGGTAGTCGCTCTGTTGTTCATAGGAATATGACTTCAGAAAACAGTCCTGGGCTGCTAAGTCGGTGGCTGTCTTCTCATTACCACGGCGGTGTGCATGATGAAAAACCAGTTGCACGTCACACTGTCAATCTGCTGACCTCAACGATCAAAGTTGATGCAGACCAGACCGATCTTAGATTCTGCTTTCGAATAATTTCACCAACAAAAGTTTATACATTGCAG GCAGAAAATGCGCAGGATCAGATGGACTGGATCGAAAAAATAACTGGAGTAATTGCTTCTTTGTTGAGTTTCCAGACACCTGAAAGAGCAATCATG CGTCTTTCTACTGTGGATGGAGGTGATACCTTCTCTGCAAGTGATTCTGGTTCTTTAGCAGATCCATATGATATCGAACAAGCAGAAAGTGGAGAATCCACAGTGGAAAATCCCATGACTGGAGGAAACCGTTCGAGGTTTTCAGGGTGCTTGCAGCAACATGATATGGTAAAGACTGAAAAGCCAATTGATGTCTTGACAAGAGTCGTGGGGAATGAGAAATGTGCAGACTGTGGTGCTCCTGAACCTGATTGGGCATCTTTGAACCTTGGTGTCCTTATTTGTATTGAGTGTTCTGGTATCCATCGTAACCTTGGTGTTCACATTTCAAAG GTCAGATCGCTCACTCTTGATGTTAAAGTATGGGAACCATCAGTCTTGACATTATTCCAATCGTTAGGTAACGTGTATGTAAACTCAGTTTGGGAAGAGCAGTTGAACTCGGAGAGTAGATCTTCCAGTGCTAGTAGGTCTTCGGG CACTCCCAAGTCAGATCGACCTAGAAAGTTGGTTGTAAGGAAGCCTGGTTTCAATGACCCCATTTCTGTGAAAGAGTTGTTCATCCACGCAAAG TACTCAGAGAGGATTTTTGTGCGCAAAGCAATAGATAGTCAGCATTTCCAGGCACTTTTCCAAGAGATATGGGAGAATGTCCGTGCCAACGACAAGAAATCAGTTTACAGACACATTGTCTGCTCGGAAGCAGATGTGAATGCTCTGCGTGGACAAGCATCGTACACTGTGTCTATGCCCTTAGCAAAGATGATGCAACTGGAAGCTAAGGAGGAAACCCTTGAAGCCAAATTCAAGAGCATTGAAAAGGAATTTCAAGAGAATCCAGAGGGATATTCTCAGTCAAGTAGGACCGGAGAGAGTATGGTCAGAGAAGAAACTTCAAATGACTGTTCTTTGCTTCACCTTGCTTGTCTTTCTGGGGATATCGGTATGGTGGAACTATTGCTTCAGTATGGCGCAAAAATAAATGCAACAGATTCAAAAGGTCGGACTCCACTTCATCATTGTATCATCAGCAGGAGATATGCAATTGCAAGGTTGCTACTTATGAG GGGAGGAGATCCAAATGCTGTGGATAAAGAGAATAACATACCGGTCAAATATGCTTCAGAAACAGACCTCAATGACAACGAACTGATTGCTTTATTAACAGACTCCAAAAGATGA
- the LOC104726789 gene encoding ADP-ribosylation factor GTPase-activating protein AGD1 isoform X1 has protein sequence MHFSKLDDSPMFRQQMQSMEESAELLRMRCLRFYKGCRKYTEGLGEGYDADIGFVNALESFGGGHNDPICVAFGGPVMTKFTIALREIGTYKEVLRSQVEHMLNDRLLQFVNGDVHEVKEARKRFDKATIIYDQAREKYLSLRKSTRLDVAATIEEDLHSARTTFEQARFHLVSALSNAEAKKRFEFLEAVSGTMDAHLRFFKQGYELLHQMEPFINQVLAYAHQSRECANYEMASLNERMQEYQRQVDRETRNSNGSPTGDGMRHNSRNSQKVIEAVMQSAAKGKVQTIRQGYLSKRSSNLRGDWKRRFFILDSRGMLYYYRKPWNWSSGNGSRSVVHRNMTSENSPGLLSRWLSSHYHGGVHDEKPVARHTVNLLTSTIKVDADQTDLRFCFRIISPTKVYTLQAENAQDQMDWIEKITGVIASLLSFQTPERAIMRLSTVDGGDTFSASDSGSLADPYDIEQAESGESTVENPMTGGNRSRFSGCLQQHDMVKTEKPIDVLTRVVGNEKCADCGAPEPDWASLNLGVLICIECSGIHRNLGVHISKVRSLTLDVKVWEPSVLTLFQSLGNVYVNSVWEEQLNSESRSSSASRSSGTPKSDRPRKLVVRKPGFNDPISVKELFIHAKYSERIFVRKAIDSQHFQALFQEIWENVRANDKKSVYRHIVCSEADVNALRGQASYTVSMPLAKMMQLEAKEETLEAKFKSIEKEFQENPEGYSQSSRTGESMVREETSNDCSLLHLACLSGDIGMVELLLQYGAKINATDSKGRTPLHHCIISRRYAIARLLLMRGGDPNAVDKENNIPVKYASETDLNDNELIALLTDSKR, from the exons ATGCATTTCTCAAAGCTCGATGATTCTCCCATGTTTCGCCAACAG ATGCAATCTATGGAAGAGAGTGCCGAGTTGCTGCGAATGCGATGCTTAAGGTTCTATAAAGGATGCAGGAAATACAC ggaGGGGCTTGGAGAAGGGTATGATGCAGATATTGGCTTTGTTAATGCTCTTGAATCTTTCGGAGGAGGTCATAATGATCCCATCTGTGTTGCTTTTGGAG GTCCCGTTATGACTAAATTCACCATTGCTCTACGAGAAATCGGGACATACAAGGAAGTTCTTCGTTCCCAG GTAGAACACATGCTGAATGATCGGTTGCTTCAATTTGTGAATGGTGATGTCCACGAAGTTAAG GAAGCTCGTAAACGGTTTGACAAAGCTACCATTATATATGACCAG GCACGAGAGAAATATCTTTCATTAAGGAAGAGTACGCGATTGGATGTGGCTGCCACAATTGAGGAG GACCTACATAGTGCAAGAACGACGTTCGAGCAAGCACGATTTCATCTG GTTAGTGCACTCTCTAATGCGGAGGctaaaaagagatttgaatttttggaaGCAGTAAGCGGGACTATGGATGCTCATCTCCGTTTCTTCAAACAG GGTTATGAGCTACTACATCAAATGGAGCCTTTTATTAATCAG GTGTTGGCTTATGCACACCAGTCTAGAGAATGTGCAAATTATGAGATGGCATCCCTCAATGAAAGGATGCAGGAGTACCAAAGGCAAGTTGATCGTGAAACTAGAAACTCAAATGGTTCTCCAACAGGGGATGGCATGAGACATAACTCAAGAAACTCACAGAAAGTCATAGAGGCCGTCATGCAATCTGCTGCAAAAGGAAAG GTTCAGACTATCAGACAAGGGTATTTGTCAAAACGTTCCTCAAACTTGAGAGGTGACTGGAAAAGAAGATTCTTTATCCTTGATAGCCGTGGGATGCTATACTATTACCGCAAGCCATGGAATTGGTCTTCT GGAAATGGTAGTCGCTCTGTTGTTCATAGGAATATGACTTCAGAAAACAGTCCTGGGCTGCTAAGTCGGTGGCTGTCTTCTCATTACCACGGCGGTGTGCATGATGAAAAACCAGTTGCACGTCACACTGTCAATCTGCTGACCTCAACGATCAAAGTTGATGCAGACCAGACCGATCTTAGATTCTGCTTTCGAATAATTTCACCAACAAAAGTTTATACATTGCAG GCAGAAAATGCGCAGGATCAGATGGACTGGATCGAAAAAATAACTGGAGTAATTGCTTCTTTGTTGAGTTTCCAGACACCTGAAAGAGCAATCATG CGTCTTTCTACTGTGGATGGAGGTGATACCTTCTCTGCAAGTGATTCTGGTTCTTTAGCAGATCCATATGATATCGAACAAGCAGAAAGTGGAGAATCCACAGTGGAAAATCCCATGACTGGAGGAAACCGTTCGAGGTTTTCAGGGTGCTTGCAGCAACATGATATGGTAAAGACTGAAAAGCCAATTGATGTCTTGACAAGAGTCGTGGGGAATGAGAAATGTGCAGACTGTGGTGCTCCTGAACCTGATTGGGCATCTTTGAACCTTGGTGTCCTTATTTGTATTGAGTGTTCTGGTATCCATCGTAACCTTGGTGTTCACATTTCAAAG GTCAGATCGCTCACTCTTGATGTTAAAGTATGGGAACCATCAGTCTTGACATTATTCCAATCGTTAGGTAACGTGTATGTAAACTCAGTTTGGGAAGAGCAGTTGAACTCGGAGAGTAGATCTTCCAGTGCTAGTAGGTCTTCGGG CACTCCCAAGTCAGATCGACCTAGAAAGTTGGTTGTAAGGAAGCCTGGTTTCAATGACCCCATTTCTGTGAAAGAGTTGTTCATCCACGCAAAG TACTCAGAGAGGATTTTTGTGCGCAAAGCAATAGATAGTCAGCATTTCCAGGCACTTTTCCAAGAGATATGGGAGAATGTCCGTGCCAACGACAAGAAATCAGTTTACAGACACATTGTCTGCTCGGAAGCAGATGTGAATGCTCTGCGTGGACAAGCATCGTACACTGTGTCTATGCCCTTAGCAAAGATGATGCAACTGGAAGCTAAGGAGGAAACCCTTGAAGCCAAATTCAAGAGCATTGAAAAGGAATTTCAAGAGAATCCAGAGGGATATTCTCAGTCAAGTAGGACCGGAGAGAGTATGGTCAGAGAAGAAACTTCAAATGACTGTTCTTTGCTTCACCTTGCTTGTCTTTCTGGGGATATCGGTATGGTGGAACTATTGCTTCAGTATGGCGCAAAAATAAATGCAACAGATTCAAAAGGTCGGACTCCACTTCATCATTGTATCATCAGCAGGAGATATGCAATTGCAAGGTTGCTACTTATGAG GGGAGGAGATCCAAATGCTGTGGATAAAGAGAATAACATACCGGTCAAATATGCTTCAGAAACAGACCTCAATGACAACGAACTGATTGCTTTATTAACAGACTCCAAAAGATGA
- the LOC109127451 gene encoding LOW QUALITY PROTEIN: uncharacterized protein LOC109127451 (The sequence of the model RefSeq protein was modified relative to this genomic sequence to represent the inferred CDS: deleted 2 bases in 2 codons), with amino-acid sequence MVLTASTRRRTSVGFWLDREDNGVCERASMGKIGGGKSRVGNALAKRCGTHEYCVAFVCGLKSKPFVGIFVRLI; translated from the exons ATGGTACTAACGGCGTCAACACGTCGTAGAACAAGCGTCGGGTTTTGGTTGGATAGAGAAGATAACGGTGTTTGTGAAAGAGCGTCAATGGGAAAG ATAGGAGGGGGGAAATCACGTGTTGGTAACGCACTTGCTAAGAGGTGTGGGACCCAT GAGTACTGTGTAGCATTTGTGTGTGGTCTAAAAAGCAAA CCCTTTGTAGGAATCTTTGTCCgtttaatttaa
- the LOC104726790 gene encoding pentatricopeptide repeat-containing protein At5g61990, mitochondrial-like, protein MMGSTLFRIRCLVLRANCLLFRSFSVNIEKISDASAEIAGILNEVNWLDTLVSSNLSTAINPDVVLSVLRSRRVDDPAKLFSFFNWVDSQKVAEHKLDSFSFLALFLCSFGSFEKAHSVVNRMIERKWPVSEVRISIVRCSREFGGKSDDGVVFGILIDVYIEKGLLDEAVFVIRSTLDLGLVPSSARCNHLLEVLCQKGDFDEALELKKLMVCKGLVVSKQSYNILVDGLCKQQSLEDAKSLLVEMDSVGVYPDNVSCSLLIDGLLKGRDADAANGLVREMVSLGINIDPKMYDYFICVMSKEGAMEKAKALFDGMIASGVTPGVRAYASLIEGYFRVKNVLKGYELLVEMKKRNIVISPYTYGTVVKGMCSSGDLDGAYNIVKEMGASGCRPNVVIYTTLIKTFLQKSRFGDAVRVLKEMKEQGITPDTFCYNSLIIGLSKARRMDEARSFLAEMVENGLKPDAFTYGAFISGFIEAGEFSSADKYVKEMLECGVIPNKVLCTGLINEYCKKGKVIEACSAFRSMVEQGILGDAKTYTVLMNGLVKNGKVNDAEEIFHEMRGKGIAPDVFSYGTLIDGFSKLGNMPKASSIFDEMVQEGLTPNVIIYNMLLGGFCRSGEIEKARELLDEMSGKGFPPNTVTYCTIIDGYCKSGDLAEAFRLVDEMKLKGLVPDSFVYTTLVDGCCRLNDVERAISIFETNEMACASSTAPFNALISWVFKFGKPELRTEVTNRLMNGSFDRFGKPNDVTYNILIDYLCKEGNLEAAKELFHRMQKANLIPTVITYTSLLNGYDKMGRRSEMFSVFDEVIAAGIEPDNIMYSVIINAFLKEGMTTKALMLVDQMFAKNAVDDGCKLSISTCRALLSGFAKVGEMDAAQKVMENMVRLNYIPDSSTVIELINESCISSNQRMEADAAT, encoded by the coding sequence ATGATGGGATCAACGTTGTTCAGGATAAGATGTTTGGTGCTAAGAGCGAACTGTTTACTTTTCCGATCGTTTTCCGTTAACATTGAGAAAATCTCCGACGCATCAGCTGAAATAGCGGGAATACTCAACGAGGTGAACTGGCTTGACACTCTTGTATCTTCGAATCTTTCCACCGCGATCAACCCAGACGTTGTTCTCTCCGTTTTACGATCCAGACGCGTCGATGATCCCGCTAAGCTTTTCAGTTTCTTCAATTGGGTCGATTCTCAAAAAGTTGCGGAGCATAAATTGGATTCGTTTTCGTTTCTCGCTTTGTTTCTGTGTAGTTTCGGTAGTTTTGAGAAAGCTCATAGTGTTGTGAACCGTATGATTGAGAGGAAATGGCCTGTATCTGAGGTTAGGATTTCGATTGTGAGGTGTTCGAGGGAGTTTGGTGGAAAGAGTGATGACGGAGTTGTATTTGGGATCTTGATTGATGTGTACATTGAGAAAGGGTTGTTAGATGAAGCTGTGTTTGTGATTCGTAGCACTTTGGATTTGGGATTGGTTCCTAGTTCGGCACGATGTAACCATCTCTTGGAAGTGTTGTGTCAAAAGGGAGATTTTGATGAAGCTCTCGAGCTGAAGAAGTTGATGGTTTGCAAAGGATTGGTTGTATCTAAGCAATCGTACAATATACTTGTAGATGGGTTGTGTAAGCAGCAGAGTCTAGAAGATGCTAAATCGTTGCTGGTAGAGATGGATAGTGTTGGTGTGTATCCTGATAATGTTTCGTGTAGTCTACTGATTGATGGTTTACTTAAGGGCAGAGATGCAGATGCTGCAAACGGACTAGTTCGTGAGATGGTTTCACTTGGAATTAACATCGATCCTAAGATGTATGATTATTTTATCTGTGTGATGTCTAAGGAAGGGGCGATGGAGAAGGCAAAGGCTTTATTTGATGGGATGATTGCATCTGGAGTGACACCAGGTGTTCGGGCTTATGCTAGTTTGATCGAGGGATACTTTCGAGTAAAGAATGTTCTTAAGGGTTATGAGTTACTTGTTGAAATGAAAAAGAGGAACATTGTCATTTCTCCATATACTTATGGTACAGTGGTAAAAGGCATGTGTTCTTCTGGGGATCTCGATGGAGCTTATAACATTGTGAAGGAAATGGGTGCAAGTGGTTGCAGACCCAATGTGGTTATTTATACCACATTGATCAAAACCTTTCTCCAGAAAAGTAGGTTTGGAGATGCAGTGAGGGTGttaaaagaaatgaaagaacaaggaatcacaccAGACACTTTTTGCTACAATTCCCTTATTATTGGTCTTTCAAAGGCTAGAAGAATGGATGAAGCAAGGTCTTTTCTGGCTGAAATGGTCGAGAACGGATTAAAGCCAGATGCTTTCACCTATGGGGCATTTATCAGTGGATTTATAGAGGCAGGGGAATTTTCATCTGCAGATAAGTATGTGAAAGAGATGCTGGAATGTGGCGTAATTCCAAATAAGGTTCTTTGCACGGGTTTGATCAATGAGTATTGCAAAAAGGGGAAAGTAATAGAGGCATGTTCAGCATTCAGATCCATGGTTGAACAAGGGATCCTGGGGGATGCTAAAACATACACTGTTCTTATGAATGGTCTTGTTAAAAATGGTAAAGTAAATGATGCTGAGGAAATTTTCCACGAAATGCGTGGGAAGGGTATTGCACCTGATGTATTCTCTTATGGTACTCTCATTGATGGATTTTCGAAGTTGGGAAATATGCCAAAGGCTTCTAGTATTTTTGATGAGATGGTTCAAGAAGGTTTGACTCCTAATGTTATCATATACAACATGTTGCTCGGTGGCTTCTGCAGATCTGGTGAAATTGAAAAAGCTAGGGAACTGCTTGATGAAATGTCTGGTAAAGGTTTTCCCCCGAACACAGTGACTTACTGCACAATTATAGATGGATATTGTAAATCGGGGGATCTAGCTGAGGCTTTTCGGTTAGTTGATGAGATGAAACTAAAGGGATTAGTTCCTGATAGTTTTGTGTACACAACACTCGTGGATGGGTGTTGCAGATTGAACGATGTGGAAAGAGCTATAAGCATCTTTGAGACAAACGAGATGGCTTGTGCTTCTAGTACCGCCCCTTTCAATGCTTTGATCAGTTGGGTTTTTAAGTTTGGAAAACCAGAATTAAGAACAGAAGTGACAAATCGTCTAATGAATGGGTCGTTTGATAGGTTTGGCAAACCCAATGATGTAACATATAACATTTTGATTGATTATCTATGCAAGGAAGGAAACTTGGAAGCTGCCAAGGAGCTCTTTCACCGCATGCAGAAAGCTAATCTGATACCTACAGTTATAACTTACACATCTCTTCTAAACGGGTATGATAAAATGGGTAGAAGATCTGAAATGTTTTCTGTATTTGATGAGGTGATTGCTGCGGGAATTGAACCAGACAACATAATGTATAGTGTTATCATCAATGCTTTCCTGAAAGAAGGGATGACGACGAAAGCACTTATGCTTGTGGATCAAATGTTTGCTAAGAACGCTGTTGATGATGGGTGTAAGCTAAGTATTTCAACATGTCGGGCTTTACTCTCTGGTTTTGCTAAAGTGGGAGAAATGGATGCAGCTCAGAAGGTTATGGAAAACATGGTTCGACTTAATTATATTCCTGATTCTTCCACTGTTATTGAGTTAATCAATGAAAGTTGCATTTCCTCAAACCAAAGAATGGAAGCTGATGCCGCTACATAG